The Methanococcus voltae PS genome segment TAAAATCACAAATTAAAATACTTAATTATATTTTTAGAATTAAAATCAAGGTGTTAGTATGTCAAGAACCCCAATCGTAAAAGATATTTTTTATCCTGGAGATGTCAATGAATTAATTAGTATAATAGAGTATTTTTATACAAATCCCTTAGGAATCGGAGAATTACCTTTAAAAATTAATTCAGAACCAAATTTAAAGAGTTCAATCGGTTTAATATGTCCACACGCAGGTTATGAATATTCAGGAATTACTGCGGGCTATTCGTATTATGAACTTTCAAAAAGATTAGGTGACGAAACAACCATTGTTATATTATCTCCTAACCATACAGGTATGGGTGCAAGAGTGGCAATTTCCAATGAAACATGGGAAACCCCACTGGGCGATATAACGCCGGATTTAGACTTCATAAGTGAGTTAATAATACACGGTTTATTTGAACTTGATGATATCGCACACTTACAAGAGCATTCGATAGAGGTTCAACTACCTTTCTTAAAACATTTGGAATTGTTGGGCATTTCGCAATTTAAAATAGTCCCAATATGTTGCCAAGGCATGGAATATGAAGAGTATATCGAGATGGGAGATTACATCCATAATGTTGCAAAAAAACTAAATAAAAATATTGTCGTGATTGCATCTACTGACTTTTCACACTATGAACCCCGGGAAACAACCATAAAAAAAGATGCAAAAGTAATCAAAAATGTCTTAGAATTGGACGAAAAAGCACTTTATGATACTGTAATGGATAATAATATAAGTATGTGCGGTTTTGGGCAAGTAATTACTATGTTACACATTTTAAAATTATTTGGTGCTAAAAACGCTGATTTATTAAATTACATGACTTCCGGGGATATATCCAAAGATTATACTTCCGTAGTGGGTTACTGTGCTTTGTTAATCGAATAAAACTAAAGAAGATAAAAAACATAAAAAGAAGATAAAAAATTTTAATTTAATTATTTACTTATTTATTTACTTATTCTTTTAATTTATTTAATTTATTTTAATTTTCTGTAGCTAAATATTCTTTAAGTAATTCAATCAATTGATTTTTATTTGGTTTTTCCTGTTCAAACATAATTTCGTCGTTTATTGAAAGAGCAGGTACGTTTAATACCTCTTTAAATATTTCTTTTGGGTCTTCAACTTTTAAAACTTCTGTCTCATAATCTTTTAATTCTTTTTCTTTTAAATCTGCAATCGCGTCGTTTAAATCTTTAAATAATTTATTGCATGAAGCACAACCTAATCCATATACTTTAAAAACTAATTTTGAAGACAAAATCTCACCCTTTAAATTATTATTGTTATTATTTTAATTTTATTATTTTTTAATTTATTAATTTTATGCAAATAATATATTAAACATATATCCGGTTAAAATTATTGCAACACTCGTTATTCCAAAAAATACCGCAATTAATTTTGGTTTAATAACCTTTTTTAATAATATGGCTTCAGGCAATGAAAGTGCAGTAGTAGCCATCATAAATGCTAAAGCCGTCCCAATAGGCACACCCTTACCAATCAAAGCTTCTGCTATTGGTATTGTACCAAGCGCATTAGAATAAATCGGCACTGCAATAATCGTGGCAATTATCAAAGCAAAAGGATTATCTGGACCTATAAGCTGTATTAAATAACTTTCAGGAGGCAAATAACCGTGAATAATTGCACCAATTCCAATACCTATTATTAAGTAAAGCCATACTCTTTTAATTATATCTATAGTATTCTGTTTAGAAAACTCTATTCTATCTTTAAATGTAAGTTCTTTTATTTTTGCGGGTCTTCTGCGTCTTATTTCATAAACATACTCTTCTACAAGGTGTTCCATTTTTAATTTACCGATTAATAAACCACCTAGTACCCCAATTACGACTCCAGAAACGGTATACAACAAAGCAACTTCCCAGCCAAAGGTTGCCAAAAGTATCGCAAAAGCTGCCTCATTTACAATAGGTGACGTAATTAAGAATGAGAATGTAACTCCAAGGGGAATTCCTGCTTCAATAAATCCTATGAATATCGGGATTGAGGAACAAGAGCAAAATGGGGTTACAATACCCAATAAGGAAGCGAATACATTTCCTTTAACGCCCATGTATTTCTCAAGTATTTTTTTAGTTCGTTCAGGCGGGAAATAACTTCTAACAAACGATATCACAAATACCATTAAAATTAATAGAAAAAGTATTTTTATAACATCCGCTATGAAAAACTGAACAGAACTACCTATGGGCGATAATAAATCCATTTTTAATAGATTTATAACCACATAATTTGCAAATTCGTCTATAAATTCTAACATATCTTTCACTTTTTTAATTTTATTATTTAATACCTATTACCATACTCATCATAAACTAATACTAGTCATAAATTCCTAATTCTTATTTTTTAATCTTAAAACGAGTATTTGAGAGTTCAAACGTATATTGTTCGCCACAAACTTCGCATTTTGGTAGTTCCACCTCTGAAGCCATACAGGGGCAAACATCTACCTCATATCTTAACCTTTTTTTACATTTTGGACATATCAAATTCCAAACTATCATAATATCACGCTAATTTACCATACTCTATTCTAGTCTAATCCATTCTAATGTAACTTTTTACTTAGATATCTATAATACTGTAATTCATAATATTTAAATGTGTAGATATATCAATGAATTTAAATATATTTTTAAAATATTTAAATGTATGGATATAATAATATATTATAAAGTAAAATATTGTAAAGTATAATATAAAATACTCGAGTTAATCTTTAATATTAAACAAATATAATTAAGTATAAACGAATAATATTGAAATAAAAGAGTTAAAATAGATAAATAATTTAAATGAAATTACAATAATTAGAAATTAATTGTTTATTGCCATTTTGGATTCATCAACCACAACAACGTCTCTAACAGCTGAAACGGTTCTGTATGGTATAAATACGCTTGGTTCTTTATTGTAGATAGCACTTTGTTCTGACACTTCTACATTTAATGAAACTAATCTACCAGTTTTTTCATCTATTACCAAGTCATTAACAGTACCTACAATACTACCATGGTCGCCTACAATTGACCTACCACATAATGATTTGAAGGATAATTTCATTTAATCACCTAATGCCCTATATTTTTGACGATAATCTGTTATTCTATAAATTATATTTTTTAATTATTATTACATACGATGTTTTTTGTAATTAATATTATTGTTATGTGTGGCAAATTTAAGATAATAATATTTATTCTTTAAATACTATATATACTTTAGTTATATTTTAGTAAATATCCTCAAAAAATGCCCAAATATTTTAAAAATGTTATGGATATTACACTATATATCAAGCTATATTAAGCATTTATGCACCTAATTAGACGAAATTCTATAAATTATCCTCAATGACTATTGTAAGGTCTTCTATAGTATTGACGTTTAATATAGGTTCTTTTAAAACAAATAACTCTTCTTTTTGATATTTTTCATTAGGGCTTACAATATTAATGCCTAATGGGACATAACCTTCAAAATTAATCGTAGGTGTAGCCGGATAATCTTCAATAGGAGTTACTACGCATAAAGCTTCTATATCGTTATTTTTTTTGCATATATTAGAATAATATCTAATGATTGTATTAATAGTTTTCGATTTAACATTTACTAAGTCTCCGGACAATGTTAAAAACGAAGATTTAAAATAAGGGATACATTCGCCCAAATCATGCACATAGTCCTTTCCAGAAGTTTCAATTATAAAAATTTTCGCGTCAGAAGTAGTTTTGGAATCTTCCAAGTATTTTGAATAACTTTCTAAATTTTCTAAAATGTGTTTTTTTGTTTCAGGTGTATTTGGGGAAACTGCAATATAAATATTCTCAATTTCTGAATTTAGTAAATTTTTTATCATATCGTCAATTATTCTAATTCCATTGATTTCCAAAAGTGGTTTTTCAATATTTAAATTAAGTCTTGTACCTTTTCCGCCTGCCATTATTAATGAGTCCATTTTTATCGCCATATTGTGAATGATAAAATTATATCAAAACTATACTTTAATTTATTTTAATTTATTTTAATTTATTTTAAACATATTTTTAATTGTAATATAATTTGTAACAATTTTATATATACATTACTAAAAAATACAACATAAAATACAACATAATGTTAAAAATAATATAAAAAATATAAAAAATATAAAGCAAATAATGAATAAAAAACAATAAAAAACTAAAATAAGAAATTATAATGGGTTAGTTTAGAAACCCATTAATCTACCGACTTGGTATACGATTATACCAACAAGTGAGGCAATACCTAAGTTATAGAATACAGAAAATGCAGTCCATTTTAAGCTCCTAGTTTCAAGGTATATTGTAGCAACGGTGGCAAAACATGGAATGTAGAGCACAGATACCAAGGTAAGTACTAAACCAGTCAATGGAGTTAAAGCATTTTGTATGCCTTGTGTATATAATATTTCAAGTGTTGAAACAACCAATTCTTTTGCAATTATACCGAATATCAATGAGATACCTGCTGTACCATCTAAACCCATTAATGAGGTTAATGGAGACAACATGTTACCTAACATGTAAGCATAGCTTGCATCTGCTGTAGGGTAGGTGGTTAAAGCGTAGAATAACACGGAACCTGCAGCAATTAAAGTTCCTGCCTTTTTTAAGAATCCTTTTGATTTGGACCATGTACTACTAATTACGTTTTTCCAATCCGGTATCCTATAAGGCGGTAATTCAAATACAAAGTCTTCATTTTCTCCTTTAATTATGTATTTACTTAATATCCAAGAGGATGCTATAAGTACAAGGAATGAAACTGCAAGGACGAACATTGAGAATAGCGCCTGGTTAGCTGGGAAGAATGCCGCAGCCAAAAATGCTATAATCACAAATCTAGCAGAACATGGTACAAATGGGGCAACTAACAAAGTTGTTAATCTTTCTTTGTATCCTGAGATATAACGAGTACCTACAACCGCAGGTAAGGTACAACCAAACCCTGTTACTAAAGGTATGAATGATTTACCACTTAATCCAAATTTAGACATTATATTGTGTAATAATGCAGCTACTCTGGATAAGTAACCCGTATTTTCTAATGTAGCTAATGAGAATATCATTACAAATACCAGTGGGAAGAATTCTAAAACTGCACCTACCCCTCCTACGATACCATCTACTACGATTCCTTGGTATGCTGCAGGCGTTATTGCTGCAATCCAACCGCTAATGTATTCTATTATAATTCCCGCCCATTCTGCAGTTATTTCATTCATTGTGAACACGAATGTATATAATAAATACATAACTGCTGCAAAAATTACAAGACCATAGACTGGGTGCACAAGAATTACATCGATGTCGTCGTGAACTTCACTATCTTTGTATACATCGGATAATATTTCGTCACATTTACTGTATCTTTGTTCTGTTACATAGCTTTCTACGTCGTGCTTAATTTCAAATTCAATTTTATTTTTAATTTGTTCATATTCGTGGATAAATTCAGAGTTTAATTTTGAAATTATCTCTGCATCTCCCTCTAATATAGATAATGATACCCATCGTCTAGGATATTGATTTAATTCCGCGATGTTATGTTTATCTAATAATTTATTTACTTCTAAAACTGCATTTTCCAAGATTTCAGAATATTCTATTACTATAGGCTGTTTAGTTCTATAATCTGCAATAGCCTTTTTTAAATCATTATGACCTATATTTAACCTACCAGATGTTCTAATAATTGGGGCTCCACCTAATTTTTTGGATAACTTATTGTCATCGATGGTAATACCATATTTTTCCGCTTCATCTATAAGGTTTAAACAAATTATTGGTACAACGCCTAATTCAATCAATTGTAACGTAAGGTATAAATTTCTGTTTAAATTAGGGGTATCGATAATATTCACAAATGTTGCGTCTTTGTTTTCAACAATAAACTCCCTTGCAATTTTTTGGTCTATGGAATTAGACATTAAGGAGTAAATACCTGGAAGGTCAACCAATGAAAATTCTTTGTTATTGTAAGTATAATGACCTTCAACTTTTTCAACGGTAACCCCGGTCCAATTACCTACTTTTTGTCTCATACCGGTTAAACTATTAAATAGAGTCGTTTTACCAACGTTAGGTTGTCCTATGAATGCTATTTTCGCCATATAATCACCATATATATAAAACACTAAAAACTTTCTTATCTTTCTAATTTTTTTTAATTAATTTTTATATCTGAATCCAAAATAAATAATTGGATATTTTAACGTGTAAATTGTAATTGTTTTTTTAATACCTTTATTTCCTAAAATGAAATAATGATGGTAGTTTGTGGATTGAATTTTTTATTGACTATTTTAATAAGTAATAATAATTATAATTAATACGTAATAATAATTAATAAAGTAGTGGATTAAGTTAAATCGTTATTTTATTTTATTTTTTTATTTTATCCGTTTGTTTAAATGTGAATGTAGATTACTGTTTACCAATATTACCAATAAAAGTATATGTTATTTAGAATGTTGAATACCAATATCAAAATTTATATTACCAATATTACTCAGAATACTCTTTTGAATTTTTTGAAGGGCAATGTTCTTTCAACTTACAGTTTCCGCAACTCCCACAGCTTGCGCTTATAACTGATTTAGAAAGTTTTACCATCAACTTTTCAAAGAGTGATTCCTTATCGTTCCGTTTTTCATTCATATTTTTTTCCTTTTTCGTATTTTTTTGCACATTATCCCTATGGTTTATTATTTGCATTAAATGTCCCTGTTTGTGACTATTTTACCATACTTACGATATTCACATACATTATTATATTACTATCAATGTTTAACTAATTTTAAATATTTGTGACATCTATTTCAATTTTAATTTTATTTAGATTTTATTCCTTTTTTTAATTAACAACTAACCTTTGAATTACTTAGACTATTATTCAGAATATTTTTTCGACTATATTTCATATGATATACTAGTATAACTAACCTATTATATCTATTTATTATTTATTCCAAATGTCTATTATATTTTTATTTATTCACTTATTTTTAGAATATAGGATATAATTTATTAAAACACTATTGTAATTGAATTTTAATTTTAATTTTAATTTGTGACTGAAATATAACTTATTTATTTAGAAAACTTTATTATGCGATATCTTTTTCCAATATACATTGTATACACCATTTTATAATAGCTTATTGCTTTTAAATTCGTTGCCCGGATGGATTAATTTACATAAATGTTATTTGCTATCTTTCTGCTAATGGCAACTTTTGTATTGCCAACTACTACTGTTAACGGACCTTTTTTATCGTTAATTACAATTTTTACCCTTTTCCCAGTAATAATTCCCAGCTCACTTAATTTCCTGCATGATGAATTCGTTTCAGCGTTATTGTCTACTTTTAAGATTGTGTATTTTCCTACGCTTTTATCTGCAAGTTTTTCAAGTTCGTCGGTTTCATTACTTTTTATGGGACTTCCAAAATATATCATATTTTACCCCTTTAAAATACCTCTTTGTTTTTATTTCTTTATTTCTTTAGTTTTATGTGGATGTTAACTCATACTAGCACAAAATTAAGTTTTAAATTAAATTTAAGTTACTATAACTACATTAAAGTAACGTATGATTAATGTATAATTTCATCATCGTTAAATTTAATAATTTTACTTAATTAATAATGCTTAATATATTTAAGTTAACTTAAATATTTTAACAATGATTAATATACACAACCTAATATATAAAGGTTACTACTGAAAAAATAAAATAAAGTAATCACCTAATTATAATTAATAAAAATAATAAAACTAGTAAAAATAATAAAAAATGAAAGTAAAAGTAAAAAGAAAATAAAAAATTATTAATCATTAACTAATAATATTTCATTTATAAATATTTTTTAACATATAATTCCGCATTAAGAACGCTAGCACCTGCAGCGCCTCTAATTGTATTATGTTCCAAAGCAGTGTACTTTGTTGTAAAGATAGGGTCTTCTCTAACTCTTCCCACCACTATGGACATTCCATTACCTGTGTTTCTATCCAATCTTGGTTGCGGTCTGTCGTTTTCACTTCTAAGTACGATAGGTTTTGCATAACTTGGTAAGTTAAAGTCTTTTAATGGGTCGAATTCATCCATAGCCTTTTTGATTTCTTCAATTTCTGCTTCTTCGGTAGTTTTAACGAAAATACTTTCAGTGTGTCCGTCAATAACTGGTACTCTATTGCAAGATACGCCTATTTTAAAATTACCATCTTTAAATTGACCATTTTCAACATTGCCCAATATTTTTAAGTTTTCGGTTTGCATCTTTTCTTCTTCTCCGCCGATGTAAGGGATCATATTATCTAATATCGCCATCGAAGGTACTCCATCGTAACCTGCACCACTTATAGCCTGCATTGTTGTAATATTTACTAAATCCAATCCAAATTTGTCCATGATTGGTTTTAAAGTTATTGACGAGCAAATGGTTGAACAATTAGGGTTTGTTACAATACCACCATCATATCCTCTGTTATCTCTTTGAGTTTCTAACATTTTAAAGTGTTCGTGGTTAACTTCAGTTATGATTAAAGGTACATCTGCTTCCATTCTCATTGCTGAAGCGTTTGAAAATACCAATTTACCAGCTTTTGCAAATTCCGGTTCGATGGTTTGTGCGAGATTTGCAGGCAATGCAGAGAATACAATATCAACATTTTCAAATTCAGGGTGGTTAGCTTCAGTTGGCACAACTATTTTTTTAGCAGTGTCTTCAGGTATTGCCTCTGTTTGATACCAGTAGCAAGCATCTTCATAAGTTTTTCCTGCACTTCTATGGGATGCACCCAAAGCGGTTAATTCAAACATAGGGTGGTTTTCTAACATTTGAATAAATCTTTGCCCTACATTTCCAGTTGCACCTAATATTCCTACGTTTATTTTCATTTAGTTCACCAATTGATAGTTTTTTTATTTTATTTTATTATTTATTTCTTTTTTATTTCTTTTATTTTTTAGAACAATAATCTTTTAAATGTAATTATGAATTCTAATATTTAAATTTCATCATATTCCCACACTATTTCGAGTATTATATGATTTCATACATTAGATTAATTTTTTATACAATGGAATTAAATAAAATGATAATATTTTTATTTGGATTAGTAGTTATAAATATTGAATGATTAAGTTATATATCAATTTTACGAATTTACTAGTCAAAAATTAAATCTTAAATTTAAATCTTAAAAATACAATTTAAAATTTAAAACTTACGCGGTGTTATTATGAAAGAATGTATCAATAAAAAGGAAAAGTTAATAAACCATATAAATGAATTGAAAAACCAAAAAAATGCAATAATTTTGGCTCATAATTATCAACCTAGAGAAATTCAAGAGATAGCCGACTTTATCGGTGATTCTTTAGAACTCTGTATAATCGCAGAGAAAACTGAGGCTGACATAATAGTATTTTGCGGTGTAGATTTTATGGCCGAAACTGCAAAAATCTTAAATCCTACTAAAAAAGTGCTTTTACCCGAAATTGTTGACTCCGAATGTCCAATGGCTCACCAATTACCTCCTGAAGTAATTATACAAGCTAAAAAGGAGCATCCTGACGCTAAAGTTGTAATTTACGTTAATACATTGGCTTCAGCAAAGGCAATGGCGGATGCCACCTGTACTTCTGCAAATGCCGACAAAGTAGTAAATTTATTTGAAGAAGATAAGATATTATTTGGACCAGACAATAATTTAGCTTATTTCGTAGAAAAAAGAACCGATAAAAAAATAATTCCAGTTCCAAAAGGCGGACATTGCTATGTACACAAAATGTATACATTAGAGGATGCTAAAAAAGTAAAAGCCGAATATCCTGACGCGGAATTGTTAATTCATCCTGAGAGCAACCCTGAATTACAAGATATTGCAGATTATGTCATGAGTACAGGCGGAATGGTTAAACACGTATTAAACTCCCCTGTTGAAACCTTTATAATTGGAACAGAATGCGATATGATTTCTAGATTAAATATTGAGCTTGAAAAAGTGGGTAAATCTAAAAATCTAGTACCATTAAGGTCTGATGCAATCTGTAAATCTATGAAAAATATAACTCTTGAAAAAATAGAAACCTGTTTAATTGAAGAGAAATACGAAGTAAATTTGGATAAAGAAATCATAGAAAAAGCAAAAGTCGCAATTGATAAAATGTTATCTTTGAATAAATAATCAAATAATAAATAATCAAATTATTATTTTTTAGTTATATTT includes the following:
- the amrB gene encoding AmmeMemoRadiSam system protein B, translated to MSRTPIVKDIFYPGDVNELISIIEYFYTNPLGIGELPLKINSEPNLKSSIGLICPHAGYEYSGITAGYSYYELSKRLGDETTIVILSPNHTGMGARVAISNETWETPLGDITPDLDFISELIIHGLFELDDIAHLQEHSIEVQLPFLKHLELLGISQFKIVPICCQGMEYEEYIEMGDYIHNVAKKLNKNIVVIASTDFSHYEPRETTIKKDAKVIKNVLELDEKALYDTVMDNNISMCGFGQVITMLHILKLFGAKNADLLNYMTSGDISKDYTSVVGYCALLIE
- a CDS encoding thioredoxin family protein — translated: MSSKLVFKVYGLGCASCNKLFKDLNDAIADLKEKELKDYETEVLKVEDPKEIFKEVLNVPALSINDEIMFEQEKPNKNQLIELLKEYLATEN
- a CDS encoding permease, whose translation is MLEFIDEFANYVVINLLKMDLLSPIGSSVQFFIADVIKILFLLILMVFVISFVRSYFPPERTKKILEKYMGVKGNVFASLLGIVTPFCSCSSIPIFIGFIEAGIPLGVTFSFLITSPIVNEAAFAILLATFGWEVALLYTVSGVVIGVLGGLLIGKLKMEHLVEEYVYEIRRRRPAKIKELTFKDRIEFSKQNTIDIIKRVWLYLIIGIGIGAIIHGYLPPESYLIQLIGPDNPFALIIATIIAVPIYSNALGTIPIAEALIGKGVPIGTALAFMMATTALSLPEAILLKKVIKPKLIAVFFGITSVAIILTGYMFNILFA
- a CDS encoding PRC-barrel domain-containing protein, yielding MKLSFKSLCGRSIVGDHGSIVGTVNDLVIDEKTGRLVSLNVEVSEQSAIYNKEPSVFIPYRTVSAVRDVVVVDESKMAINN
- the cobY gene encoding adenosylcobinamide-phosphate guanylyltransferase; the protein is MDSLIMAGGKGTRLNLNIEKPLLEINGIRIIDDMIKNLLNSEIENIYIAVSPNTPETKKHILENLESYSKYLEDSKTTSDAKIFIIETSGKDYVHDLGECIPYFKSSFLTLSGDLVNVKSKTINTIIRYYSNICKKNNDIEALCVVTPIEDYPATPTINFEGYVPLGINIVSPNEKYQKEELFVLKEPILNVNTIEDLTIVIEDNL
- the feoB gene encoding ferrous iron transport protein B; translation: MAKIAFIGQPNVGKTTLFNSLTGMRQKVGNWTGVTVEKVEGHYTYNNKEFSLVDLPGIYSLMSNSIDQKIAREFIVENKDATFVNIIDTPNLNRNLYLTLQLIELGVVPIICLNLIDEAEKYGITIDDNKLSKKLGGAPIIRTSGRLNIGHNDLKKAIADYRTKQPIVIEYSEILENAVLEVNKLLDKHNIAELNQYPRRWVSLSILEGDAEIISKLNSEFIHEYEQIKNKIEFEIKHDVESYVTEQRYSKCDEILSDVYKDSEVHDDIDVILVHPVYGLVIFAAVMYLLYTFVFTMNEITAEWAGIIIEYISGWIAAITPAAYQGIVVDGIVGGVGAVLEFFPLVFVMIFSLATLENTGYLSRVAALLHNIMSKFGLSGKSFIPLVTGFGCTLPAVVGTRYISGYKERLTTLLVAPFVPCSARFVIIAFLAAAFFPANQALFSMFVLAVSFLVLIASSWILSKYIIKGENEDFVFELPPYRIPDWKNVISSTWSKSKGFLKKAGTLIAAGSVLFYALTTYPTADASYAYMLGNMLSPLTSLMGLDGTAGISLIFGIIAKELVVSTLEILYTQGIQNALTPLTGLVLTLVSVLYIPCFATVATIYLETRSLKWTAFSVFYNLGIASLVGIIVYQVGRLMGF
- a CDS encoding FeoA family protein, with translation MIYFGSPIKSNETDELEKLADKSVGKYTILKVDNNAETNSSCRKLSELGIITGKRVKIVINDKKGPLTVVVGNTKVAISRKIANNIYVN
- the asd gene encoding aspartate-semialdehyde dehydrogenase, with amino-acid sequence MKINVGILGATGNVGQRFIQMLENHPMFELTALGASHRSAGKTYEDACYWYQTEAIPEDTAKKIVVPTEANHPEFENVDIVFSALPANLAQTIEPEFAKAGKLVFSNASAMRMEADVPLIITEVNHEHFKMLETQRDNRGYDGGIVTNPNCSTICSSITLKPIMDKFGLDLVNITTMQAISGAGYDGVPSMAILDNMIPYIGGEEEKMQTENLKILGNVENGQFKDGNFKIGVSCNRVPVIDGHTESIFVKTTEEAEIEEIKKAMDEFDPLKDFNLPSYAKPIVLRSENDRPQPRLDRNTGNGMSIVVGRVREDPIFTTKYTALEHNTIRGAAGASVLNAELYVKKYL
- the nadA gene encoding quinolinate synthase NadA, which produces MKECINKKEKLINHINELKNQKNAIILAHNYQPREIQEIADFIGDSLELCIIAEKTEADIIVFCGVDFMAETAKILNPTKKVLLPEIVDSECPMAHQLPPEVIIQAKKEHPDAKVVIYVNTLASAKAMADATCTSANADKVVNLFEEDKILFGPDNNLAYFVEKRTDKKIIPVPKGGHCYVHKMYTLEDAKKVKAEYPDAELLIHPESNPELQDIADYVMSTGGMVKHVLNSPVETFIIGTECDMISRLNIELEKVGKSKNLVPLRSDAICKSMKNITLEKIETCLIEEKYEVNLDKEIIEKAKVAIDKMLSLNK